A genomic stretch from Fusarium musae strain F31 chromosome 9, whole genome shotgun sequence includes:
- a CDS encoding hypothetical protein (EggNog:ENOG41) has product MPTYKIQEVTERSDSSRLHVVIVGAGLGGLGAAIAVRLAGHDVTVLESAPAIGEVGAGIQVLPNAARVLFSWGLEKELVKNATKPRKCNFIGWKGNHLSEMDYHGYAAASGGYPFLDFHRATLHKALLDRAQELGAKVLCGSKVLSYEIAEDNSHATVFLEGGRTMESDLVVGADGIASSLREQFLGRSDPPQLTGDLAYRLLLSTDEMRKDPDLRPFVEDPQVNYWVGPDKHAVNYVLKGGELFNMVLLVPDDIPLDSGNTLEGNIEEMRAHFADWDPRIGKMLSLCDSVLKWRLCIRPGLDPTWSHPSGALTMLGDSVHATLPYLASGAGMALEDGGVLGLCLAKLSDKSPASKLKALAVYESCRRERTEMVVQRGTYNQWIYHLPDGEEQRQRDERFRHYGKWDEEWLSGENPIIPQSSETGDDPFPWRYNGVGRWLLTYDMWKDVDEKFSQLESEASGGSLRASL; this is encoded by the exons ATGCCTACCTACAAGATACAGGAAGTGACGGAGAGGAGTGATTCAAGCAGGCTTCAT GTAGTCATTGTAGGAGCCGGTCTCGGTGGTCTCGGTGCTGCAATCGCAGTCCGTCTCGCCGGCCATGATGTCACGGTTTTGGAGTCTGCACCAGCAATCGGCGAAGTCGGCGCCGGTATCCAAGTTCTTCCCAACGCTGCTCGAGTTCTCTTCTCCTGGGGCCTCGAGAAGGAATTGGTTAAGAATGCCACCAAGCCAAGAAAATGTAACTTCATCGGATGGAAAGGAAACCATCTCTCGGAAATGGACTACCATGGCTACGCGGCTGCCTCGGGAGGCTACCCTTTCCTCGATTTTCATCGTGCGACTCTGCACAAAGCACTTTTGGACAGAGCTCAAGAGCTTGGTGCCAAGGTTCTTTGCGGATCTAAAGTCTTGTCCTACGAGATAGCAGAAGACAACAGCCACGCAACTGTGTTTCTAGAAGGAGGTCGAACCATGGAGTCTGACTTGGTAGTCGGCGCAGATGGCATCGCCTCTTCACTCAGAGAGCAGTTCCTCGGCCGATCCGATCCTCCACAATTGACGGGTGACTTGGCATAccggctgctgctgtcgacTGACGAGATGAGAAAAGACCCAGACCTGAGGCCATTCGTGGAAGACCCCCAAGTCAACTATTGGGTCGGTCCCGATAAACACGCTGTCAACTATGTATTGAAAGGAGGGgagctcttcaacatggtTCTCCTGGTGCCAGATGATATCCCACTCGATAGTGGCAACACTTTGGAGGGCAACATCGAAGAGATGAGGGCCCATTTCGCCGACTGGGATCCTCGAATCGGGAAGATGCTGAGCCTCTGCGACTCTGTTCTCAAGTGGAGATTATGCATTCGCCCTGGCCTCGATCCAACTTGGTCACATCCTTCGGGAGCCCTGACCATGCTAGGCGACTCTGTCCATGCGACACTGCCATATCTCGCCAGTGGTGCTGGTATGGCTCTAGAAGATGGCGGCGTCCTCGGACTATGTCTCGCCAAGCTCAGCGATAAGTCACCAGCCTCAAAGCTGAAAGCGCTGGCTGTTTACGAGTCGTGCCGTCGAGAACGTACTGAGATGGTTGTGCAAAGAGGAACATATAATCAGTGGATATACCACCTTCCTGATGGTGAGGAGCAGAGACAGCGAGATGAACGATTCAGACATTACGGAAAGTGGGATGAGGAGTGGCTCAGTGGCGAGAACCCAATCATCCCGCAGTCTTCGGAGACAGGAGATGATCCATTTCCTTGGAGATATAATGGAGTTGGACGGTGGTTGTTGACGTATGATATGTGgaaggatgttgatgaaaaGTTCTCGCAGCTCGAGTCTGAAGCCAGTGGCGGCTCACTAAGAGCAAGTCTCTAA
- a CDS encoding hypothetical protein (EggNog:ENOG41) — protein MRSEFESRGVYVPGPRMVKYYSDRSSDGGLQITEATDITLNASAYPGVPGVFTDSQLQGWKKVTDAVHAKGGFIFTQLWHTGRASCSAQRGGERAVSSGDQPMPGTYLDGTDTKDDPPRALTVDEIHSLTAEWAAAAKRAVEVAGFDGANGYLLEQFLHDNINNRTDEYGGSVENRCRFLLEVLTACCDAIGADKVGLRLSPYNYFQGTKDSDPNAHWSYLCGQIASLPDNHKPVYVHMIEPRFDEVLDEQQKLAALANGSSKDGTAVEVGKQANSLNIFRNILQPSGILFMACGNFNRDNAPTKIKSQEADLVAMGRHFIANPDLAERLQNGWPLNAYDRSTFYGADPPEKGYNDYPFYSPSNEVKSEA, from the exons ATGAGAAGTGAATTCGAGTCCCGTGGAGTTTATGTCCCTGGCCCTCGCATGGTCAAGTACTACAGCGATCGCTCCAGTGATGGCGGTCTTCAGATTACTGAAGCGACCGACATTACCCTGAACGCTAGTGCTTACCCTGGCGTCCCTGGCGTCTTTACCGACTCCCAACTACAGGGATGGAAGAAGGTAACGGACGCTGTCCATGCCAAGGGCGGCTTTATCTTTACTCAGCTATGGCATACAGGACGGGCGTCCTGTAGTGCGCAGCGAGGTGGTGAGAGGGCCGTGTCTTCCGGGGATCAGCCCATGCCGGGTACATATCTGGATGGCACTGATACCAAGGATGACCCCCCTCGAGCCCTGACAGTGGATGAAATTCACAGCCTTACTGCTGAATGGGCAGCTGCCGCCAAGCGAGCTGTTGAAGTCGCTGGGTTCGATG GTGCCAATGGTTATCTCCTTGAGCAGTTCCTTCATGATAACATCAACAACCGAACTGACGAGTATGGCGGCTCCGTTGAAAACAGATGCAGATTCCTGCTTGAGGTTCTCACCGCATGTTGTGATGCTATTGGTGCCGACAAGGTCGGTCTTCGACTTTCGCCTTACAACTACTTTCAGGGCACGAAGGACAGTGATCCCAACGCTCATTGGTCGTACCTCTGCGGCCAGATCGCCAGTCTGCCAGACAACCATAAACCTGTTTACGTCCACAT GATTGAGCCCCGTTTCGACGAGGTTCTCGATGAGCAGCAAAAGCTCGCTGCACTTGCCAACGGTAGTAGTAAAGATGGTACTGCTGTCGAAGTTGGAAAACAGGCAAACTCGCTCAACATATTCCGCAACATTCTCCAGCCTTCTGGAATTCTATTCATGGCCTGCGGAAACTTCAACCGAGACAATGCTCccaccaagatcaagagtcaAGAGGCTGACTTGGTCGCCATGGGCCGACACTTTATTGCCAATCCTGACTTGGCTGAGAGATTACAGAATGGCTGGCCTCTTAACGCATATGACCGCAGCACATTTTACGGTGCCGATCCTCCGGAGAAGGGCTACAATGACTATCCTTTCTACAGCCCCTCAAATGAGGTCAAGAGTGAAGCATAA
- a CDS encoding hypothetical protein (EggNog:ENOG41): MYGADDELSLAVDAFLTEAMGRKQTQSQGQSETSRRGSAASQPGPQSDKSFECTHPGCSKRFTRSEHLQRHALNHLPGGSSCDICRAHFKRPDLLRRHMERHRQKDLEAGGTGFGVLDTRKRSWEAPDGTVVEKRPCRDTKTKAKTAKGSGQNPHETQQVPSPESDQADNTGNQSPGLITWGHNEGQPVHGVDLHSSSDLHIEDSIFVHTAGELVTDDHLGNFTTSTDPFDPGQGIGEFSFDQLDPLLLNESFVDNAALDYTQNFQPDTASSFNMPYTTALDYSWLFNMNLNPTPTPLTKSSEQYIPSAQMSEPVQILSPDSVNSTRRWSESVQSHNSDTRQDAPDPRTAILNHIKTTPESFASSRNESTTPTQQKGAKPLKPHVTQDQHYVEEPQFNRPFSMLDKGQSIPKIDETVRKRILQVVETANPSLPDPRHSVWDEPLLSQDSLQTYLELFFVKFNTAYPLMHLATFDVNRMESLLLLSVLLLGATYSSKDAHQLAVCIHDVIRPSIFSHASFSARAELWTLQTILLVECFGKSRAGQKQHDMSHLFHGLLINLIRRSDCQSVRPQGPPTDCTETNEGLLREAWRRWAIAEQKKRLALLCFMWDTQHAVLFCQSLCMSAFELRLELPCSQRIWEASDPTSWAMAWTSSACTSQQSFYLPSLKSYLGPSVPRPKALTGLSHVLMLHGLMSIAWDMQRRDQTALGVVDGGGPGSNWRKLIGNAYDAWKEDFDGYITSILSRLQNTPEDQARRSEYVAFATAYNALFHSAQALLHMEFLDIQIYAGARHILGRPVQQKDYRRSAKAVKQWASVTERPSKDQPSNTEHSTRSRKRPASVAAWHASRLLHENTKVLTRSDAMQLFHVPWCLYLATLACWAFCHGQPNRGGMLDMDDDAEDSDDESDEIIWNPRGEMHNLVSRMAQKGPEEMDVTSGQQRQIVGLVWTMAETLSKVRWGILHAGVVVLRGLIPQRLINQYDEPHNDAF, from the exons ATGTACGGAGCCGACGACGAGCTGTCCCTAGCGGTCGATGCGTTTCTTACAGAAGCCATGGGTCGTAAACAGACACAATCGCAGGGTCAATCAGAGACCTCTCGAAGAGGTTCTGCAGCCTCACAGCCAGGTCCCCAGAGTGACAAGTCGTTTGAGTGTACTCATCCAGGCTGTAGCAAGAGGTTCACGCGCTCCGAACACTTGCAGCGACATGCTCTCAATCACTTACCGGGAGGTTCTTCATGTGACATATGCCGTGCACACTTCAAACGGCCTGACTTGCTGA GGCGACATATGGAAAGACATCGCCAAAAGGATCTTGAGGCCGGAGGAACCGGCTTTGGCGTTCTCGATACACGAAAGAGATCCTGGGAAGCACCCGACGGTACGGTCGTTGAAAAGCGACCGTGTCGGGACACCAAGACGAAAGCTAAGACTGCCAAGGGTTCGGGACAGAACCCTCATGAAACACAACAAGTCCCATCTCCAGAATCCGACCAAGCAGACAACACAGGGAATCAATCCCCTGGGCTGATCACTTGGGGCCATAACGAAGGCCAGCCAGTGCATGGAGTCGATCTTCATTCCTCATCCGACTTGCATATTGAAGACTCCATCTTTGTTCACACCGCTGGCGAACTGGTTACAGACGATCATTTGGGCAACTTTACCACTTCAACCGACCCATTCGATCCCGGCCAAGGCATAGGCGAGTTCTCATTCGATCAGCTTGACCCTCTGCTCCTCAACGAGTCGTTCGTGGACAACGCGGCACTTGACTACACGCAAAACTTCCAGCCAGATACAGCCAGCTCGTTTAACATGCCCTATACGACTGCGCTGGACTACAGCTGGTTATTTAACATGAACTTGAacccaacaccaacaccccTCACAAAGTCCAGCGAGCAATATATACCGTCAGCCCAAATGTCGGAGCCCGTCCAGATATTATCACCAGACTCTGTGAACAGCACGCGCCGCTGGTCAGAGTCGGTACAGTCTCACAACAGCGATACGAGGCAAGATGCCCCTGATCCACGAACCGCCATCTTGAACCACATCAAGACAACTCCAGAGAGCTTTGCCAGCTCGAGAAACGAGTCTACAACGCCAACACAGCAGAAAGGCGCCAAACCATTGAAGCCTCATGTTACCCAGGATCAACACTACGTCGAGGAACCGCAATTCAATAGGCCATTCTCGATGCTTGACAAAGGTCAATCGATACCAAAGATCGACGAAACCGTGCGCAAACGGATTCTCCAAGTCGTGGAGACTGCCAACCCGTCTCTACCTGATCCTCGTCACTCCGTGTGGGATGAGCCATTACTGTCCCAAGACTCCTTACAAACATACCTAGAATTGTTCTTTGTAAAGTTCAATACTGCCTACCCACTCATGCACCTTGCAACCTTTGATGTAAACAGAATGGAATCGTTGCTTCTCCTCTCCGTCCTCCTGCTTGGTGCAACCTACTCTTCCAAAGATGCTCATCAGCTGGCTGTGTGCATCCACGACGTTATACGGCCTAGCATATTTTCCCATGCTAGCTTTTCGGCTCGCGCAGAACTTTGGACTCTGCAGACTATCCTCCTGGTGGAATGCTTTGGAAAATCTCGAGCTGGGCAGAAGCAGCACGACATGAGCCATCTCTTCCATGGACTTCTTATAAATCTCATTCGCAGGTCCGACTGCCAGTCGGTCCGCCCTCAAGGGCCACCTACTGACTGCACCGAGACAAATGAGGGCTTATTGCGAGAGGCTTGGAGACGATGGGCCATCGCAGAACAAAAGAAACG TCTCGCACTTCTGTGCTTCATGTGGGATACACAGCATGCAGTTCTCTTTTGTCAGAGTCTCTGTATGTCAGCATTTGAGCTTCGTCTTGAATTGCCATGCAGCCAAAGAATATGGGAAGCTTCAGACCCAACATCCTGGGCTATGGCATGGACTTCATCAGCCTGCACTTCCCAGCAGAGCTTTTACCTTCCCAGTCTCAAATCATATCTTGGGCCATCGGTGCCGCGTCCAAAAGCATTGACGGGGCTGTCTCATGTGCTTATGCTGCATGGTCTGATGTCCATCGCTTGGGATATGCAACGCCGTGACCAGACAGCGCTCGGCGTAGTAGATGGTGGTGGACCCGGATCCAACTGGCGGAAGCTCATAGGCAACGCTTATGACGCTTGGAAGGAAGACTTTGATGGTTACATAACCTCGATTCTTTCACGACTCCAGAATACACCCGAGGACCAGGCTAGAAGAAGCGAGTACGTGGCGTTTGCTACTGCATACAATGCTTTGTTTCACTCAGCACAAGCACTTCTTCATATGGAGTTCCTTGACATACAGATCTATGCTGGTGCTCGCCATATCTTGGGTCGGCCAGTTCAGCAGAAGGACTACCGTCGATCCGCGAAGGCGGTCAAACAGTGGGCTTCGGTCACAGAACGACCAAGTAAAGATCAACCTTCAAACACCGAACACAGCACAAGAAGCCGCAAGAGGCCAGCATCTGTGGCTGCATGGCACGCATCCCGCCTGCTTCATGAAAACACAAAGGTGCTCACTCGTTCAGACGCCATGCAGCTCTTCCACGTCCCCTGGTGTCTGTACCTTGCAACTCTTGCATGCTGGGCATTCTGCCACGGTCAGCCCAATAGAGGAGGTATGCTTGACATGgacgatgatgctgaagataGTGACGACGAGAGCGATGAGATCATCTGGAACCCTCGAGGGGAAATGCACAACCTCGTGTCGAGAATGGCTCAGAAGGGGCCTGAGGAGATGGATGTGACATCAGGTCAACAACGACAGATTGTCGGGCTTGTCTGGACTATGGCTGAGACGCTGAGTAAGGTTCGGTGGGGGATCTTAcatgctggtgttgttgtgttACGGGGCTTAATACCGCAAAGACTCATTAATCAGTATGATGAGCCTCACAATGATGCATTTTAG